aaaaaggaggaggattgcaagctgaagaacaccatcccaaccgtgaagcacggggggcagcatcgtgttgtggggatgctttgctgcaggagggcctggtgcacttcacaaaatagatggcatcatgagggagcaaaattatgtggatatattgaggcaagatctcaagacatcagtcaggaagttaaaacttggtcgcaaatgggtcttccaaatggacaatgaccccaagcatacttccaaagttgtggcaaaatggcttaaggacaacaaagttaaggtattagagtggccatcacaaagccctgacctcaatcctgtagaaaatttgtgggcagaactgaaaaagcgtgtgcgagcaaggaggcctacaaacctgactcagttacaccagctctgtcaagaggcatgggccaaaattcacccaacttattgtgggaagcttgtggaaggctacccgaaacgtttcacccaagttaaacaatttaaaggcaatggtaccaaatactaactgagtgtatgtaaacttctgaatgtgatgaaagaaataaaagctgaaataaatacatttctctgctattattcggacatttcacattcttaaaataaagtggtgatcctaactgacctaagacaaggaatgtttactaggattaaatgtcaggaattgtgaaaaactgagtttacatgtatttggctaaggtgtacgtaaacttctgacttcaactgtatatagaccggtatgtgcctttccaaataatttccaatcaattgaatttaccacaggtggactacaatcaagttgtagaaacatctcaaggatgatcaatggaaacaggatgcacatgaacTAAATTCttcaaaaatgtctataaacctgttttcgctttgtcattatggggtattgtgtttagattgatgaggacaaaaatgtatttaatgcattttaaaaataaggctgtaacgtaacaaaatgtggaaaaagggaaggagtctgaatacttttcgaatgcactgtatatatgcctATTTTTTTGGAATGTTCGTTGAAATTGCtgcagggtttttattttagCTGTTCAGAAATTTGAGGTAGAGACATAAGCAccatcatcatggttcagaagagggtGAGTAAAGTCTCTACTACACTTCAGCCATCGGCTTCCGGTGTAGCCATCAGACATCAGCCAATGAGGGAAtgctttctttaaaatcaatgaAAGATACTATTCTGCCCGTGTTGCAATCGCATTGCGTCTCATCCAAAAGCCGCGTCCAAGCTCAAAAATAGCCGCGGTTCAAATCTTGATCGCTGACGCTGACGCGATTCTATCTTTTGAATTGAAATAAtgagaaataaagttgattttGGTTGCATATGGCCTCGAGTATACACCATGGGTTATTTTACTAACATTTATGAAGTCAAGAATCTACTAGCTAGCAGAAACGTTAAAACTCCGTAACCACGGCCTATTTAAAAACgtatacattctgttctcagcttgaacaaaactctctctatcctctatcttgctAAGTGAGTTCAGGTGTATTGGTCATTCCCACTAATTGGCCAAACCTGATCTTTaagagtgcttgtttcctttgaaatggggtctgtttgaatagactaaaatgaacaactTCGTTTacgtaaaaacaacaacatggcatTCTAGCTCCATCTTGATGGTGCAGTGGAccaattccatggatagagaacagaaggttTGAATCTCAATGTCACTGtgacacaataaaaaataaatgtgtttgtatgATTATTGCCTGAGCAAATGaatatttccatgtgtcctatctctGCTTGGAGTTTaaaacagttaacctaagctagcagtgttattaaaggtcttattgaaacatgttctcagaacgttatttatTTACCTTCAAATCACCTAtcatttccgttctcagaacgttaataaaacctcccaggaaaactttcgaGGAAACAGAGTAAAATGCTCTCGGAACCTCCCAGCAACCTGACATTTTCACGtccgttctcagaacatttaaaaaatgttcagtTTTACCGGTTAGGAaacttatggcttcgttcccagaaccaatgggaaaccaaaaacgtaagttcccacaacttccaaggaaccaaatgtgctaactGGGGAGGCTTTGACCACAGCTGCTATGGAGGTTTTATCTTATGACAATATGTATCATATATTGTACACGTGGGGGGATCCATGATTGAAAACCGTGTCTGATATAGTACATGGAAACCTTTGAAGCTGAGACATATATTGCACGTTTGTGACCACACTGAACTGCTGTTGTGAGTTTTATTGAAATCACAATGACCTCAAAGACCTGGAACACATACATCACTTTGGAGCATGTACTGCTCTTACCTACATCACTGATGTTATCCCACTAGAGAGTTTTAAACTGGTCTGAAGCATATTTTGGGCTATTCGAAATATAACTCAAGCCCAGAGCTTTTGCTTGATAAGGTCACCCTGTTCTGTAGCCAGACTAGTCAGTCCACTGGTTCTGACGCTGAACCATGTCtagggccgggattcaatccaatcGTGGGTTTGGATAATGAgccatttaaaggtcatttcagattgagccgacatatgcaacGTTTACCGTGCATGTGCTTTCCGCGAACGTGGGAACAGTGCCTTTAAAATGTGCATTGCCGACAAAATGCGctcggattgaatcccagcctcgGTTGGCACAGAGCAATTTCCAACATGGTAatttgtgtgtgctttgtgtgtgtttgtgtgtgggtgtgagtgtgtgagcaaGTGTGTGTGGTTGGGCGGATATGGACAGTGGGTGGGCTGTACAGTTGACACACAGTGAGTTGACAGACAGGAGTATAAGGGAACCGGCGGTGGTGGGAGTTATTATCCGTATTACAGGGTGAATGGGGAGAAGCCTGTCAGTTAGTAGGGTATACCAGGGATAGggcctgctctgttctgggcttACCTTTGCCCTGCCTGTGTGGCTGGTTGGATTGGCATGTTGACGGAGATCATGTCAAACACGAGTTCAACTTCCTTTCCATGAAATCCACACTCTAAAATGGAGGCACTTCTGGGCCTATCCCTAGTCCCTGTTCACATGAACATTCTACTAATGCTCTAACACTACTGAATGTTCCAATTAAACTTCCACCTGCACGTAGCACAGACTCTGAGTTCCATAACGGAGGTTATAATCACAACCGTACTATCTGAACGTTCCAGGCATTTGTGGCTGGAACTGCCCTGGGCCTCTTGAACATGGCTCGGTTTCTGTAAAGCGGTTCTCACAAACTTTTCACTGAATGCAGCTATCTTCTGGATGTCAGAAAGAGGGCTATGTAATGTGAGAAATGTGTACTCCCCCGCCTGTCTGGGGTCCATCACAGATACATCCAGGCACCTGGTTGGAGGTGAGGCCCCGCGGCCCTGTCTCGGTGGGTCGGGTGGGTTTGGAAGCCCCCAGTAGCGTGTGATTTAGGGCTGAGGGAAGGTGTTCCACGGGGTTGACTGGGTCAAGGACACTGCTATCCAGGCTCACAGAGCCTACACACCTGACAAGATAAACTGGCCATATCCTGTCTCCACTCTCCAGTCCTGCTCCACCCACCTGATACCCTGAACCACAGTCATAATCCAGcacctgggagagaggagggtttggGGTGAGGGAGGGGTAACGGGGGTTGAGAGAAAATGGAAGGGTTGAGGGATGGGTTAGGGGGGAGGCAGGGGGCAAGGGAGGGGTAATGGgctgagaggggggagaggggagggtgggATGAGGAATGGGTCAGTGGGTGAGGGATGGGCTGGGTGGTGAGGGTGAGGGAAGATGTGTGAGGGAGGGATGAGTTGGGGGAAGGATAGGTTAGAGGGGAGTTAGGGAGGATACAGACCCTCTGTGGAGCAAAGGTTATCCTCCTGCCAGAGCATGGCTGACTCATGCTGTGTGTATTTCATGAGATGGTTTTCACACTTAACTTACCtaaacacacatctacacacacaaacacattaatgCTGTCTCGcacgcatgcagacagacagatgcacgcacacacacacacacacacgcacgcaccgcacacacagGAGCCCCGTTGGCAGTGTGCTGCTGTTGTACAGCTGGTGAGAGGCGATATGTAAGAAGAATCTGGACAGCTCCCAGCTGTAGCCGGCGAGCTTCTGGACCACGTCCAGCCTCTgacaggaggggaggagggtcGCCCCTCCCCAGGACGGAAGCAAAGCGGCTGTGGGTTCACACTGTTCACCTCCCAATACTTCACAAGCAGTGAGCCGATCcatctggaggagaggggggggggggggggggtagttccTTTCAACACACAGGAATGCGGGATCAAGAAAGCTGTTGAGTTGGTTTGACCCCCACATTCACGACGTGAGGAATGACCCGTTGCCGAGCACACTGACTGCTGCAAGCTCAGAGGCGCAGTAGCTCTCTGCATAACATCTGGCGATCAGAAACACATGTGGACTACATCATAGGCCCGGGTGTGAATTGACAAGGTGGTGCAGTGGTTTTGCCAGTAAGGGATGTGGATCTGCCCCATGAATAGCCTTCTCCTCATGCCCTTCTATCACAGGCCTGTGTGTCTCATTGGGACTATATAGGTACTCTAGGCCTACAGCCAAATCTGGTTTGTTCTGGGTTCACCAAGGGACCACTGGCTTCCTTCCTTGGCTCAAATGTCTATCTAGAGGCAATTTGTGATTGAAAGAGATTCTGACCAATGAGAGGATTTCACAGtccccctctgctctcccctTGACTTTGTGCATAGACTCAGAGCAATACGTCCTCAGAACACTAGCAGAGGAGGAACAAGGAACTGTGTTTGATTTTAAAAACCCAGTCATGTGACAGAGGTGCTGCTTGGTCTGTTTATTACAGGTATCACCATGTCTTCAGACAACGTCAAACATTTTACAGACTGTTGTTTAAATGCTTCCGTTTAAATAGAGGGAAAAGCAAAACGCTGGAAAGGTACTCAAAATACTCAACTCATAACAGGAGAAGACCTGCGAAGCCCTCGTCCAAAAGGCACTGGAAATCAACTGCTTTAACGTTagctgttctttaaaaaaaacatgcacacCGCTAGCAAAGACATCTGTGTTTCGATGATGACATTCTTGTTACACGATTCGGTAGAATACAATACACCGAGCCTTGATGTGTGGTATTTCTTGAGCTTATGActgcatcattacaacactgtgtttgcatgtgtagtACACCAAAAGCCACCATAACTTGCTGTACCAAAGCTACTATAAGGACCGCAGGCTCCAGTTTTAGGTGTATTACGGTACTGTACATGTGGCTTTGTAGAGAGCAGATATCTTAAATATTTTCAAGGTTAAATACACCATATGGGGTTGCTATTTAAATACCTAATGTGACTCTTAAGTTAGATTTACCATTTAATGGAATTACTTTGATGACAACAGTTTTCTGAATTTTCTTCATCTTTGCAAAggaaatgtacaaaaaaagttatctTTAAATAATAATGATAGTAGTACATTCAGACAATAGCATAATAATTCCTCTGTATTATTGTTGTGGTTTTAAAAATATCTCATGACGGGAAGATtcgtgtctgtctggctgtctgtctgcgaAAATCCATATCTATCCAGTCTGCGAGGAGTGTCCGTCAACGTCTCTCTTGATGAGAGATCAGTAGCTGTCCATTGGCCCAGATAGGTTTGCTGAGTTAGTTTGAGGATGGTGTCACTGATGCAAAGGCTATATGTTTCATCCTCCTCATATGGGCCACATGACAGCTTTCTCTGTACTATAAGTCTTGATATCCAACCGTACAGATAGTATACTCTGGCACTGATATCGTCATCTCTTGCCAGTCCCCTTCCACTCCACTGATTGAGTGCGTCTCTTTCACAGATTGATGTTGGAATGAGGTGAGcacggagagacacagacacagacacgttACAGACACGTAGAGGGCTGGTGAGGGAGCATTGAACAAGCACAGGACTGTCAGCGAGTGGAGTGCTGTTGACAGAGAAGAGGTGGGGCTAATGGGAGgattctcttctcctctactcctGGCTGtcgttcctctcttcttctgtcagCAGCATCCTCTTCCCCTACCGGGATGGGGAAGACTGCTtcgtgtttctctccctctccgtctttccctctgtctcctcttcacaCTCTCACTGTGTGGTACTTCTGAAGCACTGCACTGTGTGTTCTAAGGGGGCTCCTCtgtctgtttttcctctctctctctctctctctctctctctctctctctctctctctctctctctctctcttctccgctcttTCTACTCCTCTCTTTATTTCCACTACTGACAGCTGTGGCCCTCCGACACCATGCACTTCTTAGAAAGCACTTGTTCCTGCTGGATCGGGTTCTCCATTCCTGTCTCTTCGCTTCCTGCCTCATCCATCTCTCCGGTCCCCCGCTAGTACTAGTATTTTCATCCCTCCGCCACAAGGTCCAGGTACTCTTGTCTCACGTGGTCCTGCTGGGCTGGGTTCTGTCCTTGCCCTCTGTCTTTACGCCACcaatctctccttccatctctctcctccctccctctcttttgttTCCCGTTACCGGCATCCACAGCCCTCCACCACCATGTCCTGGTAGTTTTTGAGCACCACGCGGTCCTGCGGGTCCAGGTAGAGCATGGCAATGGGGCTGAGGGCGGTGGGCACGCAGCAGGCCCTTGGCACGGCTCCGTTCACCGAGTTCACCAGCGTCTGCACCATGGCGTGGCTGGATGAGTTCATGTGGTCGGCGAGCGGGAAGCGGCACTCCCCCAGGCAGAAGAAGGCGTCGTAGCCGCTAGGCGCCACGATCCACTTGTTCCAGCCCACGTCTTTGAAGTCCACGTAGAGCGGGTGGCGGCGGCAGCGGGCGCGGGACAGACGCTTCAGCTTTGCTGCGCGGCCACCATTACGCTTCACTCTTCCACCCTCGTCCCAGCTACCGCCCCAGCCTGGGCTGGCGCTCcggtccctgtccctctccctgttctTGTCTCTGTCCCTTCCCCGGTTGCTGCTGCTACTCCTGCCCCTTTCTCTggcccccttcctccccctcatcCTCTGGGCAGTGCCAGAGGTTCTCCGGCCATGGGCGGCTAGTGCCTCCCCACGCCCGTCATGGCTGTAAGTAACCAGCAGGGGTCTCTCTCGTGCCCAGCTGTGTTCGTCCTGTCCCAGAGATCTGCGCACCCTCAGGTGTCCCACTCTTCGTCCTTCCTCCCCAGTGGAGGGTGGTAGAGCATCATGGtcagggagggtgaggagggtggtGTTACCCAGAGGGGTCACCTCCAGGAGGAAGGCCATGCTCCCAGTCTGAGCGTGGGCCCCCAGGAAGAGTTCGGTGCTGAGGCTGAATGCCTCCCAGGTGGCTGGCTTGGTGTTGGGGGCCCATGTAAGGACCCGTGACTCCAGCAGAGTGGGCTCAGACTCAGAGTCCCCAGGGCTTCCAGAGAGGAACAGGCTGACCCTGTGGGCCCCGGGGCCTGGGCTGGCCCCATCACCCCGGAAGAAACGTAGCTCTGCAGACACCACACGCTCATCCTGGGGGATGGAGGACACGTTGAAGGAGATGGGGACCCTGTTGTTGCTCGCGGTGGTCTGCCTCTTTTCAAGGAGGAGTGAGGGACTGGTAGactctgagagagaggaaggagggagagagagagagagagagagagagagagagagagagagagagagagagagagagagagagagagagaggttaatatAGTTCAGAGATGAAGGTTCAATTTGTAAAACAAAACTGATGTTCTCTGCAGTTCCATGGAGGTCTCTCTTGTAGGATTTCCTATATCAAACATTGTAATctcacaatgtcaaatacaaggTAAATTGACCTGTCAACCCTTAACTTTAAATGTCAGACACATTCAGTGCCATAAACAGCTAGATAAGCTTTTCATTGCACGCTCTACCATCAGAATAGGACCTCCACTTGTTGCTGGTTAGCTTGTGACTGTTATGGAAACATCCATGTTATCAAATGGAAAATAGATGGTCTGACTTTGGAGCCTACTAACTGCCAAGGTGGAGTCATAACAGAAAGAGACTGGGAATCACAGCGCTGTCATCATCAATGCCATCCAACCCGGACTGAAACTACAAATGGAATGTGCAGAACAGTGTCCATTAAAAACGTATTGTGGAACTGATACCAATCAGTGGCAGGACACGGTAGAACAGCGTTGCAAACTATCCACAAAGAGCCTCAGATTaggagtgctgatccaggatctgtCCATatgatcttattcattatgatcttaaaggctaaactgatctcaGACGCTTTGGGGATATGGGCCCAGACCACATGTGTAACGTTACCTGTGTGGTGGAAGCTGCGTACGGTGTTGGCCTCCTGGACATGCTGGCTGGGGTAGTTGAAGTGTGGATCCTGGACTAGGTGGTACTGCTGGGAGTGGAAGCGATAGAGGTCCACTATGTACTGTGGGACGGGGGCACCTGGCCGGGGGTTGGGGTGGGACTGCAGGCCCAGGCGGCTCAGCAGCAGGTTCTGGATGGTCTGGGCCAGGCTAGGGTCCAGGGGGATTGGTGATGACGATAACAACGACGACACACTACCATCGGGCTCGGTGGCTCCGCCCTGGCGACCAGACGAGGCTTGAGGTAGCAGCAGGACCATCAGGACCAAGAGGTTAGCAGGGAACATGGTGGATCTACatgagggagagtgggggaggagtgggggaggagagggtgaggagaggagtgaagTTAAGGTTTATTTCAGGGAGAAGAGGAAACGGAACACTTAAGTCTTTCACTTTTTGACGCTTCCAGTGGTGCTCTTTAAAGTCCCACGTGTTCATTGAAATTCATATACCATATGTTTAATATCTTTCAGTAAATTGGAGTGTGGGGGGTTGAAATACCACTACTCATAGCTTAAATCCTGCGAGAGAACGTTTTATGACATTCGGGATTTGTCATTAGTACTACACTCTTGTGAATGAATTGATGCATCTTGGTGACAAATGTACCTTTGTCTTTGTCAAAAGAAAAGTCGGGACACCTGGGAAGAGGCTGAAATACGGGACGCAAATACAGCTCTGTCTGTGCGGAGCTCATCAACTGTGAAAGTATTATGTAAGATCACTAGCGTGCTGGGACCAAAGTTGATCATGTTGCAGGTTCGCTAGAACCCTCAAGacagagcgaggcagagagacagggacagagagagagagagagaaagagagagagagagaagcagacaggcgGAGGAGAGCGATGAATGCGATTGAAAGAACCCGAATCGACTTTCACTGGCCTTAAAACCGTgacagagaggtgggggtgttCGTTTCATTTGGCATaatcttttattttcatatttaccactgtagTAGTACAAACGTGCTGTTTAAACAAATAGGACAATGGTTCAATTAGAGACCCCCACCAAATGCCCCCTCACGTAATTCACACACTGCTTGTCAGGCTATTATGCAGTAAGTCTGGCGCGATATCAAGAAATGTACTGCTGAAGTCCATGTGAAGATGTTTGCTGGATACACATGGCTGTAAAAACAGCACCACTTTGTTTTCCTCATTGTTTAATTTATTGCTATGTGTTGCCAAGGCCCCATCTCCTAGGAAACTCAAGCACAGGGGGATAAGAGTGATTAAGCAGAGAatatattcagtgtgtgtgtgtgtgtgtgtgtgtgtgtgtgtgtgtgtgttgtgtgtgtgtggtgtgtgtgtgtgttgtgtgtgtgtgtgtgtgtgtgtgtgtgtgtgtgtacatgcgtgatTTAGGAGAACCATAATAGTAGTCCTGCTAAAAACCATcaattgagtttgagtttatttttatttttacagggacagtgcacaatTAACTAAAGCTAGTTGACTTTAATGGAGAATAATAACTAGTGGAGCTACTGTACTTTATATCTCGTTTGCTCTAATTTACTTTCCACAGCTTACCTATACAGTAGCTTCAACCAAATAATGAGACCATAGTTGCCAACTGGCCTGTCTGCTGCGCGGGAAAAAGTCCCAGTGCTGGAGGTCATAACATTAACGCCCCATCCAGCCGGGTTATCACCCCATGTCTCTGTAGTACAGCTGTTAATGACTGAGTGACTAATTATACACTACAGGCCTTAATGGCCTTGTGCCCTCTGGAGTCAGGAGTTAGAGGTCACAGTACGGTGTCTGACCTGTCTATTGTTCAAAGTAGGATGACGTTGGCCCTGGACacttaactagcaagtcagtttgccgttaggattgggggaggttaAGCTGACCCTAGATTTGGTTCAACGCATTCAAAGTTTGGAGGTCGATGTAGAGACTGAGACCTGGGCTGGGCCACGACGTCTCTCCTCTCAACCGGTCTGCTTTACCGTCATCCTTCAACTAAAGAAGTGAGAGATGTCGTCATTACTCTAAGAAGGAAAGACACATCTCAAGGAATGTAAACGACGTCGAGCTCAACGTCCCAGTTTTCCCTGCAGACTAGAGCGAAGCGTTTTCTTATTCTGCACTTATCTCTCCCTGCCTATCCCTATCTCATCTCGGGACTGAGCTGAGAATCGATTAAGTCCGACACAGCTAGATAACTGAGGCGTTTATGGCACAACGAACACATAACGACGCCCTAATGACAGCTAATCATGCTACAGTGTCAGAGGAGGGTTTACAAGAagtatgtgtgtgggtttgtgtgtttgtgtgtgtgtgtgcgtgtgtgtgtgagcgagagcaAGAACAGACACAGTAATACCCTGGGAAAATAAGGTGTGAGCGTGGGACTCTGCTCACTAGCCATTAACTCAGGCAGCCCCACCCAAAGTAATGCCTCTCCACTTGAGGCAACGCTACAGGACAATTAGAGTACGATTAGAGATTAGAGAGCCACAACTGTACAGCCTTTCCCGTGGCGTCCCAAGGCTCGTAAACTAGATTGAGGGCCCCCCCTCCAACCCCCTAATGAAGGTTCAAAGGTTACTTGCAGAAGGGGGAGTGGGTGAGGGTGGTGGTTGGGGGGGGAGTCAGAGGACACCCTGCCATACATCCATCTAGAGTACGTCCACCCATCTCCCTGTGTTTCTCCAGCTAATCTAAACTGGGAGAAAAGCCACTAAACTCCATTTGGCCTCATTATCTGCTATCCTCTCCGTCAAGCCGCCCCCCTCCCCATTCATCCTGGATGGTGACATCCCTGCGTTAGCTTTCActccatccccccctctctctctccgctgaaATGGGACTAATCAAGTCTTCCGGGGGAGGTGAAGGGTGAGGTGGGGAGAGGGGGTGCTCTCAGACATATTAGATGGTGTCTGACCCGGAGCAGACGTTAGAGTGACCCCGTGCGCACGAAGACGAGAGATTTGTGTGTGTAATCAGGCAGGGCGGTCTGCTCGCTGGCCCTCTGAACCCACAGATCAAAACAGACCAACATAAGTgtacctctttccctctctctacgtCTCTTTACGCTCTCTCTTTTAGTCTCTCGTTTTCTTAGTCCCTCTTTATCTCCTTCATTTGTCGCTGCATCAATCCCTCCCTTTCTGTTAGTCTGTCCCCCTCATTCTCTCTTAGTTCCTCTCCATTTCTTTCCCCTCTATTCTCTGTATATCTCCTCTGGGGGGGGAGAGGAAAGACATATGGACAAGGACAAGGGGtgatagagagacagagttaaagagagagaagggaagatagacagagatatacagagatatatagatatatacagttatatacagatatatacatatacagtggggcaaaaaagtatttagtcagccaccaattgtgcaagttctcccacttaaaaagatgagagaggcctgtaattttcatcataggtacacatcaACTATGACagataaaatgagaaaaaataaaccagaaaatcatattgtaagattttttatgaatttatttgcaaattatggtggaaaataagtatttggtcaataaccaaagtttatctcaatactttgttatataccctttgttggcaatgacagaggtcaaacgttttctgtaagtcttcacaaggttttcacacactgttgctggtattttggcccattcctccatgcagatctcctctagagcagtgatgttttggggctgtggctgggcaacacggactttcaactccctccaaagattttctatggggttgagatctggagactctCTCTTTCACCGTTCCTTCTCTCTCAGTTTTACGTGTTCCTCCTGCTATTCTCTGttatctcccctccttcctcattGGCCTGGCGGGAGAGGCAAATGACATTTATGGACAAGAGGTATCCACGTGTCTCCCATTTGTGATACGATTGACCCTACACCATGTGCATAAGAGGACCCGTAGAAGGGAAATAAGTTTCAGCTCTACAGAAGATATACAGAAGAATATATAGATATAACAGTGTGATAATACAAGATAATATAAACACTATACAAGTAGAAGCGGCAAAAAAGAATTTAGTCAGCAGCACCAATTGTGCGAAAGTTCGAACACCACTTAAAAGAGAATTGAGAGAGCCGTGGTAATTTTCGAGTCATAGGTGGACACAATCAACTATGACagataaaatgagaaaaaataaacCAGAAAATTCAGATGGTAAATTTTTATGAGATttgatttgcaaattatggtggaaaatagagTAATTGGTCAATGAACCAAAGTTTATCTCAAAATTACTGAGTTGGGTATATAGCCCGACTTGTAACTAAAGGGCAAAAATGAACAGAAGCAGTCAAACGTTATCGCTAAGTCTTCACCAGAGTTATAttgcaa
This genomic interval from Salvelinus sp. IW2-2015 linkage group LG22, ASM291031v2, whole genome shotgun sequence contains the following:
- the LOC111949878 gene encoding bone morphogenetic protein 2-like; translation: MFPANLLVLMVLLLPQASSGRQGGATEPDGSVSSLLSSSPIPLDPSLAQTIQNLLLSRLGLQSHPNPRPGAPVPQYIVDLYRFHSQQYHLVQDPHFNYPSQHVQEANTVRSFHHTESTSPSLLLEKRQTTASNNRVPISFNVSSIPQDERVVSAELRFFRGDGASPGPGAHRVSLFLSGSPGDSESEPTLLESRVLTWAPNTKPATWEAFSLSTELFLGAHAQTGSMAFLLEVTPLGNTTLLTLPDHDALPPSTGEEGRRVGHLRVRRSLGQDEHSWARERPLLVTYSHDGRGEALAAHGRRTSGTAQRMRGRKGARERGRSSSSNRGRDRDKNRERDRDRSASPGWGGSWDEGGRVKRNGGRAAKLKRLSRARCRRHPLYVDFKDVGWNKWIVAPSGYDAFFCLGECRFPLADHMNSSSHAMVQTLVNSVNGAVPRACCVPTALSPIAMLYLDPQDRVVLKNYQDMVVEGCGCR